One Gossypium arboreum isolate Shixiya-1 chromosome 13, ASM2569848v2, whole genome shotgun sequence genomic window, ttaattaaatttgagtaaaattatataatattaaaatacctacttgatttaaaattaaaataaagaaaattaaactGATACTAATGAGTGAGGTTTAGaaaaaaacaaattttataatttcaagTTAAATGTTTTACAGGGGgtcaaattaaaagaaattcagagatgaaACATCGACATACCTCAAATAATTTATGTACTccaaagaaattttaaaattttaataggataaaatacaaatataccattttttaaatttaaaaatacttgACAAAATTTAAAGCGCCATATCCCTGATAGTCAAATTTCAGGTGAATATTATAAATCCATGGACATCTCTACCTTCTCcacactattattattattattattattattattattattattattattattattgagagTGACTGCCCACCACTTAggctaatatttatattataacatCCATAATCCATTGTTGGTTGAATAATCCATAATCCCAGTCAGATATGAGTGCAAACCTTGAGCTAACAATACAGATGTAAATAGAAAGCCAAGTTGCAACTCTTTCCCATGGGATTTTAATGGCTGCATTTCATTCTTGTAGCTATTTATAAACCTACACTTACATATCGTATCATGTTTCAAAATAACGTGTAtggataaatttaaaatattttgttttattatgtaAATTCGAGTTATTCTCAAGCAATATATTAGACTCGAGATTAATGCATTTTTTGAAGTTCTCTTTTATATGACGACATTAGTATCACTTCAATCATCAACTTGATGATAAATTCTTCTTTAGTACTGAAGTAACATCCAGTCAAAACTCCAAGACCTTTGGtataactttatatatatataaagaaaaagaatggtgGCTGTAAAGAAATGCAGAAAAGTTATCATGCTCCAGAGTAAACTAATATCAACCAGCAAGAGTAGCAAGAAATATTTTAACAAAGATATGCATGCAGCACACTGACTAGATATCTTCTTCCAATTAACATCAACCACTAAAAAGTTTTTAAGcatatcatatacatatattataatataatataagctGTCAGTGCAAAATGATTCAGATTCTAAAATTCTTTTTACAGGGTGATCTTTATTCCAACTTGACTCTTAGTTTGTCCCTTTGAACATTGCCCCTTCATTGCAACCAAAGTGATGAGGGATCATATACCAAGCTAAAAGTGTTTCCTACAATGTCTCGGATTATATCATCATATATTAACATAATAATTAAACCACCTTAACTACATAATATCAGCAGAAAACAAGAGTTCTAGTAAAGGAACAAATCCTACTGAAATTGCACCAATGTACAGTTCCAGAATTCGCTTTGTTATGTACTGACCGGAAAATAAGATGTACTACCAATGGTATCAAGTCTCCTAACAGCGTATTGTGAAAACGCACCAATGAGGTTATAAAAAAAAGCGTTTAATGCAGCAGTTTTGCAACTCTCCCTGAAAGCCTGCAAGAATAAAAGAACATTATTATTAACCTCTCTCTTTTAATCCTTCAAAGAACAATACTCAGATGGAGAGCATTTGACAGCAAAGAATGCACATTGAACCAAATCCTTGAAAACAAAATAATATGACAAAGATGTTAGTGCATATACCTTTCTCCCTCTTGTACCAATTAAGTGGAAAGGAAATAAAACAGATCCTCATTTTCCTGCTTTACTTGCATGGAGTTCCTCTGTTGCTCCACTCTTTGGAGGTGTGTTGAAAGTTGAAGCAAATCAACAGTGGTCCCATTTTCAGGAGAAAGACAATACCTTGCACTCAAAAGATCCAAGTCTTGGACTTTACCTTCAAAATTAGCAGTATGACCAGCATCGGAGACCACGACTGACCCTTCTTGGCTTACTCCGGTAGGGTTCATCCCACATGAATAGAAACTGCTGCCTTTTTCCGAGTAACTCATCGCTGCAGATTTCTCAGTGTTACGATTGGCATGGCCAGCTTGATTGATCAAGGGCCTAGTCATTTGAATACCTGTCACATGGCTTGACAAATCCAAGGATTGAGCTGACAGAAGAGAGAGAGCACAGTCTGAGCGTGAAACCCCAGATAACTCTTTAACTGTTGGTGCTGCACTAGAAGCATCGAAGGCTTCAGTTGCTGATGATAATGTTCCAGAAAGATGTTGCTTCCCAATGCCATGCATATGAAAGAAAGACGACTGCCCGTTTGTGATTGGCGTTGCTGATTGAGAACTATACATTGGTTTCTCTTCAGATTTAACCTGCTGATATTGATTACTGTATGCATGTCTTTCTGGATGAAGAAAGTCAACTTGAAATATGTTAGGGACAACAAAAGGCGTTTGTTTCGGTATGGAGGTTCCCAGAAACTTGGTACCTGACAATCCACATAGGTGACCAACATGTTAAAAGTTAGCAAAATAAAATTCTACAGCAAACTAAGGAAGCAAAGCAAGCTAAGACTACAACTCTGTCTGATTAACCAGTATTGCGAAGCATATCTGAACTCATTAAAAATTTAAGTACGATACAATGCTTCGGTTATACAATTTTCTAGTAGTTTTTAGTATTTTACATTCCCAACATAAAGTCTTGTAAAACTGCTTCCACATGGATGATTTCAGTTGTGTTTCTGACGACAATGAACATTTTTCAGTTCGAAGATTGCTGATCAGGTATTGCATTAGCTTTTCTACTTCTCAAAGTTTCAGAATAAGTACGTGGTAGAAAATAACATTAGAATGCATTTCTTTAGAAAATTATTTCCCTCTTATATGGACGCACATATTAGTTACTACCTGTACCAATGCAAGTGAAAGTAGAAGTCAGGGAAACTGCAACTAAACATTCTTAGTGGCTTAAATTACATGACCAATTCTGCCTTGGGACAGGTTTAACTTTATATCTTAGTTTCAAATGTATTCAGAAGATTTAAAGGTAAGAGATTGTTCATACCTTGATATGAATGAAGCAACTTATGTGATTTTCCGGAAAAGGTATTGAAATGAATCTTCCTTCTGCGCTCATTATGCCCTGCTAGGCGTTTACGACAACTGCGCTTACCCTCATCAAATTCAGCTAGTAAATGAAACCTGATGAAGCAATAAGAATTACAATTAATACCAACAAAAATGTGTCAAAATAAGGGCCATGAAAGTGCAGAACAATGAACTAAAATAATTAGGATTAATGAGCTTGAATAGAATAAACTAAACTAAGATTAAAATTTAAGCACAAATTCCCATGAATTAAGGGTTTAAATTGTATACAATCATTTCCTAACATGAGGCACAGTTT contains:
- the LOC108461834 gene encoding squamosa promoter-binding-like protein 6 isoform X3, which translates into the protein MESWSYGSEGKGLLFTDEMDLDAFSRSRKAMLSWDLKPSTDLEGVESMEFMDFGIAADMNKKPFYGNTSMGIFGAEFGNDSTKGLVSPTCMISSTSYFGEEESGSKHCSSLMDSNSQESSLIDLKLGRLTDYKDAHHGKFLKETSVVSPVRPAFVPKKARTTSSHSQIPCCQVYGCNKDLSSSKDYHKRHKVCEAHSKTAKVIVNGIEQRFCQQCSRFHLLAEFDEGKRSCRKRLAGHNERRRKIHFNTFSGKSHKLLHSYQGTKFLGTSIPKQTPFVVPNIFQVDFLHPERHAYSNQYQQVKSEEKPMYSSQSATPITNGQSSFFHMHGIGKQHLSGTLSSATEAFDASSAAPTVKELSGVSRSDCALSLLSAQSLDLSSHVTGIQMTRPLINQAGHANRNTEKSAAMSYSEKGSSFYSCGMNPTGVSQEGSVVVSDAGHTANFEGKVQDLDLLSARYCLSPENGTTVDLLQLSTHLQRVEQQRNSMQVKQENEDLFYFLST
- the LOC108461834 gene encoding squamosa promoter-binding-like protein 6 isoform X2, producing the protein MGCFHLAFFSHFFFWLIKSLENKERAFTLFIVMESWSYGSEGKGLLFTDEMDLDAFSRSRKAMLSWDLKPSTDLEGVESMEFMDFGIAADMNKKPFYGNTSMGIFGAEFGNDSTKGLVSPTCMISSTSYFGEEESGSKHCSSLMDSNSQESSLIDLKLGRLTDYKDAHHGKFLKETSVVSPVRPAFVPKKARTTSSHSQIPCCQVYGCNKDLSSSKDYHKRHKVCEAHSKTAKVIVNGIEQRFCQQCSRFHLLAEFDEGKRSCRKRLAGHNERRRKIHFNTFSGKSHKLLHSYQGTKFLGTSIPKQTPFVVPNIFQVDFLHPERHAYSNQYQQVKSEEKPMYSSQSATPITNGQSSFFHMHGIGKQHLSGTLSSATEAFDASSAAPTVKELSGVSRSDCALSLLSAQSLDLSSHVTGIQMTRPLINQAGHANRNTEKSAAMSYSEKGSSFYSCGMNPTGVSQEGSVVVSDAGHTANFEGKVQDLDLLSARYCLSPENGTTVDLLQLSTHLQRVEQQRNSMQVKQENEDLFYFLST